In Necator americanus strain Aroian chromosome IV, whole genome shotgun sequence, the following proteins share a genomic window:
- a CDS encoding hypothetical protein (NECATOR_CHRIV.G15936.T1) produces MALSLQTDVGQRKSSAPEEQRLQKMTTLKIQFDYVLSGNIHPPIGYDWRKKFRQRVSMYIHTIDGTMTVLMTPSPPPFVFNMLERCTMIEI; encoded by the exons ATGGCCTTATCGCTTCAAACAGACGTCGGACAACGGAAATCATCAG cgcctgaagagcagcgcctACAAAAGATGACAACTCTTAAAATTCAGTTCGACTACGTTTTGTCAGGGAACATCCATCCTCCTATCGGATATGATTGGAGAAAGaagttccgccaacgtgtgtcgaTGTATATCCACACTATAGACGGAACAATGACAGTATTAATGACGCCATCTCCTCCACCATTTGTATTCAATATGTTGGAAAGATGCACAATGATCGAAATCTga
- a CDS encoding hypothetical protein (NECATOR_CHRIV.G15937.T1): MRRTADQCPVDIILAPSGRPLTDLEYADDVVIFAESSTKLQHVTNLVSKLAAAYGLRLPPDKCKQMWISSRPRTGIGMDGQPIELVDEFCYLGCMLKNSGSYERDAQQRCAKATSAFNSSTKCLWPTLITNEVKLRVYLIAIHPS; the protein is encoded by the coding sequence atgcgaagaacagcagatcagtgtcctgtcgatatcattctagcaccatcaggacgccccttgaccgatctcgaatacgctgacgatgttgttatattcgcggaaagcagtacgaaacttcaacatgttaccaaccttgtatcgaagctggctgcagcctatggactacgtctaccccctgataaatgcaagcagatgtggatctcctcgagacctcgaacgggaattgggatggacggacaaccgatagaactcgtcgatgagttctgttacttgggctgtatgctgaagaatagtggcagctacgagagagatgctcagcaaagatgcgccaaggccacttctgcatttaactcttcaacgaaatgcctgtggccGACCCtaatcaccaacgaagtcaagctgcgagtctacctaatCGCAATTCACCCATCATGA